One region of Solanum pennellii chromosome 6, SPENNV200 genomic DNA includes:
- the LOC107023285 gene encoding histone-lysine N-methyltransferase ASHH2-like translates to MLSQISRADNVCDFGQSTYAMDPNCTTENLSVSLQSPQPFVIRSADVSQRAATLDVSGTDVLENVSDSISITELSQKEDDKGKDTVETANASESECPDNACIAPRRRSGRNSKLSQSLATVPARKGRRIAIKKTSIDFSSLQITRKRRSYFSKQARSSAWGLLENTVRYLEHNVRLEIASGKQKNLRIAKKGGSRNEKHGKKQIDRKPRKSKGKSSIPRGPISLKVKFGSRCLMDVPVIDNDTNKNSNAREELKEMPKVAREVDDRIGEEVLNVQFHGCNGNLDNDHVSLSEGCQPGKTAVQDLAAKTLVCHVESPSQDGRSINNRFSDPGTSPDSEVINLIPDTPIDVPEEFHDLTLSKPCAVPVDASILRMHEKSCKKGRKKERLPEIPNFGVKDLPTPESMSNTEVFGDLMHGEKQRNGLFCSDTSVLTTAGNGTGNMFSTVIFSGELLRCSGVSSLGMSCASSNPKSDPEGNHCASVGTESPESGLSEKLVSSPDEQNVSKEGRPKESGKCRPEVPNLSKGRGSKKKGNKEKEDIMHDMKHKSDPVKCLGEGIQHSVTENGIASELGQVVSEKRSLDGGISNMDILQSEIGERLLPPRNAWVQCDDCLKWRRIPSLLADQIEETNCRWICKDNLDRAFADCSFPQEKSNSEINAELEISDVSGEEDVSRAHLSLNGSGQKNLLGAHQSSWNRIKSNLFLHRHRKNQPIDEIMVCLCKPPSDGRMGCGDGCLNRILNIECAKGTCPCGEFCSNQQFQKRNYAKLKCFKYGKKGYGLQLLENVSEGQFLIEYVGEVLDMHVYEARQKEYALKCHKHFYFMTLNGSEVIDACAKGNLGRFINHSCDPNCRTEKWIVNGEVCIGLFAIRDIKKGEEVTFDYNFVRVFGAAVKKCVCGSPNCRGYIGGDPLDAEVIVQEDSDDEYPEPVLLPKYAKMDHKEDNITCATSSIKCTKIKIQRKRPKKKNTLDGLIAENQETSCQTDINSFVGQEKVNLGNSIAVVSLNVREESENFPGVSPASALKAETCATFKASECLSHSSTEPVETSLSLKDTCETVSGVRKGFTVAGDFAKYSISSAQALDITSPDAVVSKSLKKSKSSNGKETPESCLFVKTLRESSLVKKGKQRNYAVNSRSSPDVDSKLQVPQPKLKKPPDGSLHGHFEAVEEKLNELLDHDGGISKRKDASRCYLKLLLLTAASGDGCNGEAIQSNRDLSMILDAILKTKSRTVLMDIINKNGLQMLHNIMKRYRREFNKIPILRKLLKVLEHLAVRDILSPEHINGGTSRAGVQSLRSSILGLTEHEDKQVHQIARNFRDRILRPLRKRICIDRDDCRINTHSGSQYNRCLASQNQWCDWGCKTSEGADYTCHSTVASVQADGGVLDGSSASCSDIGEACMAKKRKRKSRWDQEAEAKSDPRNESDVAEDQKQVLDDDVPPGYEFPPGFSVPIKACRVLSDDSSTAIYSTEEGNCGEHPQPVVMGHLQQRFVSRLPVSYGIPFSEVQQFGCHQKGRFDAWTVAPGIPFHPFPPLPPYPCDRRGFVPTASELPQNAGEDWGTCSPSHLAQNPPSVSGADQPQDGNGNQLGCERASESHNLGRKNFRKQKFNNSKLVPPWLRIRSGWEYTGNSMCIAGASRENEFRSTHNNNLGMQNLGHALRPNTFHRY, encoded by the exons ATGCTTTCCCAGATATCAAGAGCAGACAATGTCTGCGATTTTGGGCAGAGTACATATGCCATGGATCCCAATTGCACAACTGAAAACTTATCTGTCTCTTTGCAATCACCTCAACCCTTTGTGATAAGATCTGCTGATGTGTCTCAGAGAGCGGCCACACTTGATGTTTCAGGGACTGATGTTCTGGAGAATGTTTCTGACTCAATTAGCATAACTGAGTTGTCACAAAAGGAGGATGATAAAGGCAAAGATACTGTAGAAACTGCTAATGCTTCTGAAAGTGAATGCCCTGACAATGCATGCATTGCTCCTCGGAGAAGGAGTGGGCGCAACAGCAAGTTAAGCCAGAGTTTGGCTACAGTACCAGCAAGAAAGGGCAGGAGAATAGCCATTAAAAAAACATCCATAGATTTTAGTTCTTTGCAGATTACTAGAAAGAGGAGAAGCTATTTCAGTAAACAAGCTCGTTCTTCGGCCTGGGGTTTGTTAGAAAATACGGTGCGATATTTAGAACATAATGTCAGGCTTGAGATAGCTTCGGGGAAGCAGAAAAATTTAAGAATAGCAAAAAAAGGGGGTAGCCGAAATGAGAAACATGGTAAGAAGCAGATTGATCGAAAGCCACGGAAATCAAAGGGTAAAAGCTCCATTCCAAGAGGCCCGATTTCCTTGAAGGTGAAATTCGGTTCACGTTGTCTGATGGATGTTCCTGTTATTGATAATGATACTAACAAAAACAGTAATGCTAGagaagaattgaaagaaatgcCCAAAGTTGCCCGTGAAGTTGATGATAGGATTGGAGAGGAGGTACTAAATGTGCAGTTCCATGGTTGCAATGGAAATTTGGATAATGACCATGTTTCTTTATCAGAAGGATGCCAACCTGGAAAAACCGCAGTTCAAGATCTAGCTGCTAAGACTTTAGTTTGTCATGTTGAGTCACCTTCGCAGGATGGAAGATCGATCAATAACAGGTTCTCGGATCCTGGAACTTCACCTGATTCTGAAGTCATCAACCTAATTCCTGATACTCCAATCGATGTTCCAGAAGAGTTCCATGATTTGACTTTGTCTAAGCCATGTGCTGTTCCTGTGGATGCTTCAATTTTGAGGATGCATGAGAAGAGCTGcaaaaaaggaaggaaaaaagAGAGGCTCCCAGAAATTCCCAATTTTGGGGTGAAAGATTTGCCTACTCCAGAAAGTATGAGCAATACAGAAGTATTTGGGGATCTCATGCACggagaaaaacaaaggaatGGTTTGTTTTGTTCTGATACTTCTGTTTTAACTACTGCTGGAAATGGGACGGGCAACATGTTCAGCACTGTGATATTTTCAGGAGAACTGCTTCGTTGTTCAGGTGTGTCAAGCTTGGGAATGTCGTGTGCTTCCTCAAATCCTAAAAGTGATCCAGAGGGAAATCATTGTGCCAGTGTTGGCACTGAGTCTCCCGAGTCAGGGTTGTCAGAGAAATTGGTATCCTCTCCTGATGAGCAAAATGTGTCTAAAGAGGGGAGACCGAAGGAATCAGGAAAGTGCAGGCCAGAAGTCCCAAATTTGTCAAAAGGAAGAGGTAGTAAAAAGAAGGGGAACAAAGAAAAGGAAGACATCATGCATGACATGAAGCACAAAAGTGACCCTGTTAAATGTTTAGGTGAAGGGATACAGCACTCAGTAACAG AGAATGGAATAGCATCTGAGCTTGGACAAGTTGTCTCTGAAAAGAGAAGTTTAGATGGAGGCATTTCGAACATGGACATTCTGCAGAGTGAGATAGGTGAGCGTCTCTTGCCACCAAGAAATGCTTGGGTGCAGTGTGATGATTGCCTCAAATGGAGGCGTATACCTTCCTTGCTTGCTGATCAAATTGAAGAAACAAACTGCAGATG GATTTGTAAGGACAATCTGGATAGAGCTTTTGCTGATTGCTCATTTCCCCAAGAGAAGTCAAACTCAGAAATCAATGCCGAGCTGGAAATATCAGATGTCTCTGGTGAGGAAGATGTTTCTCGTGCACACTTGAGTTTGAATGGATCAGGACAGAAGAATCTACTTG GGGCTCATCAATCATCTTGGAATCGGATCAAGTCAAACTTGTTTCTGCATCGCCACCGCAAAAATCAACCTATTGATGAG ATCATGGTCTGCCTTTGCAAGCCACCTTCAGATGGTCGAATGGGCTGTGGAGACGGATGCCTGAACCGGATTCTCAATATAGAGTGTGCTAAAGGGACTTGTCCTTGTGGAGAATTCTGTTCAAATCAACAG TTTCAGAAACGCAACTATGCTAAACTGAAGTGCTTTAAATATGGAAAGAAGGGTTATGGCCTACAGCTTCTCGAAAATGTATCTGAAGGGCAGTTTCTTATTGAATATGTTGGAGAG GTGcttgatatgcatgtttacGAGGCTCGGCAAAAGGAGTATGCGTTGAAGTGTCATAAGCATTTTTATTTCATGACACTTAACGGCAGCGAG GTAATTGATGCATGTGCTAAGGGGAATTTGGGCCGTTTCATCAATCATAGCTGTGATCCTAATTGTCGTACCGAAAAG TGGATTGTGAATGGAGAGGTCTGCATAGGACTCTTTGCTATTAGGGACATAAAGAAG GGTGAAGAGGTGACATTTGACTACAATTTTGTCCGAGTCTTTGGGGCTGCAGTAAAAAAGTGTGTTTGTGGTTCACCTAATTGTCGGGGTTATATAGGTGGTGACCCGCTGGATGCGGAAGTGATTGTTCAGGAGGATTCGGATGATGAGTATCCTGAGCCTGTCTTGCTGCCCAAGTATGCAAAAATGGATCATAAAGAAGACAACATTACATGTGCTACAAGTTCTATTAAGtgtactaaaattaaaatccaACGGAAACGGCCTAAGAAGAAAAACACACTGGATGGATTAATTGCTGAAAATCAGGAGACTTCCTGTCAAACAGATATCAACAGTTTTGTGGGTCAAGAAAAAGTTAATTTGGGCAACTCTATTGCTGTTGTTAGCTTGAATGTTAGAGAGGAAAGCGAGAACTTCCCTGGTGTATCTCCTGCATCAGCTTTAAAGGCAGAAACATGTGCGACATTTAAAGCCTCAGAGTGTCTGTCTCATTCTTCTACTGAACCTGTTGAGACTTCCTTGTCATTGAAAGATACATGTGAAACTGTATCTGGAGTGAGAAAAGGGTTCACGGTAGCTGGAGATTTTGCGAAGTACTCTATCTCTTCCGCACAGGCATTGGATATAACTTCTCCTGATGCAGTGGTTAGCAAGTCTTTAAAGAAGTCAAAATCCAGCAATGGGAAAGAGACACCCGAATCATGTCTGTTTGTGAAAACTTTGCGTGAATCTTCTTTAGTGAAGAAGGGGAAACAGAGGAATTACGCTGTGAATTCCAGATCATCGCCTGATGTGGACAGTAAATTGCAAGTTCCACAACCTAAATTGAAGAAACCTCCAGATGGCTCCTTACATGGTCATTTTGAAGCAG TTGAAGAGAAACTTAATGAGTTGTTGGATCATGATGGTGGAATAAGCAAACGCAAG GATGCGTCCAGGTGCTACCTGAAGCTCCTCCTTTTAACTGCTGCTTCAGGGGATGGCTGTAATGGTGAAGCTATCCAGAG CAACAGGGACCTTTCTATGATACTTGATGCAATCTTGAAAACTAAGTCACGCACAGTTTTGATGGatattataaacaaaaatg GTTTACAGATGTTACACAACATAATGAAGCGATACAGGAGGGAGTTCAATAAGATTCCAATTCTTAGAAAGTTGCTGAAG GTCTTAGAGCATCTAGCTGTAAGAGACATCCTTTCTCCTGAGCACATTAACGGAGGCACATCTAGAGCTGGAGTTCAGAG CCTTAGGAGCTCAATTTTGGGATTGACAGAGCATGAAGACAAACAG GTTCATCAAATTGCAAGGAACTTTAGAGATAGGATACTCAGACCTCTCAGGAAAAGAATTTGTATTGATAGAGATGATTGCCGTATCAACACACATTCTGGTTCACAGTACAATAGGTGTTTAGCATCACAAAATCAATGGTGCGATTGGGGTTGTAAAACTTCAGAAGGAGCTGATTATACCTGCCATTCAACAGTTGCATCTGTTCAAGCAGATGGTGGTGTGCTTGATGGCTCCTCTGCTTCATGTTCTGATATTGGGGAAGCGTGTATGGCAAAGAAACGTAAGCGTAAAAGTCGATGGGATCAAGAGGCTGAAGCAAAGTCAGATCCAAGAAATGAGAGTGATGTAGCTGAGGACCAGAAGCAGGTCCTAGATGATGATGTTCCTCCTGGTTATGAATTTCCTCCTGGATTTTCAGTCCCCATTAAGGCTTGTAGAGTTTTATCTGATGATTCTTCAACAGCTATTTACAGTACCGAAGAAGGTAATTGCGGAGAACATCCACAGCCAGTTGTTATGGGGCACTTGCAGCAGCGGTTCGTTTCAAGGTTGCCCGTGTCTTATGGAATTCCATTTTCCGAGGTGCAGCAATTTGGCTGTCATCAAAAGGGAAGATTTGATGCCTGGACTGTTGCCCCAGGAATACCTTTCCATCCCTTTCCTCCTTTACCTCCATATCCCTGTGATAGAAGAGGTTTTGTGCCTACTGCTAGTGAGCTGCCTCAAAATGCTGGAGAAGATTGGGGTACTTGTTCACCTAGTCACTTGGCTCAAAATCCTCCAAGCGTATCTGGAGCAGACCAACCTCAGGATGGCAATGGAAACCAACTTGGTTGTGAAAGAGCCAGTGAGTCTCATAACTTGGGAAGGAAAAACTTTAGGAAGCAAAAGTTTAATAATTCCAAGTTAGTACCTCCCTGGCTTCGGATAAGAAGTGGCTGGGAATACACAGGAAATAGCATGTGCATTGCAGGAGCAAGCAGGGAAAATGAGTTTAGGAGTACACATAATAACAACCTTGGAATGCAGAATTTGGGTCATGCTCTACGACCTAATACTTTCCATAGGTATTAG
- the LOC107021621 gene encoding germacrene C synthase-like: MASSSTNKSRPLANFHPTVWGYHFLSYTPEISSQEKHEVDELKEIFRKMLVETCDNSTQKLVLIDTIQRLGVAYHFDNETETSIQNIFDASKQNNDDNLHIVSLRFRLVRQQGHYMSSDVFKQFTNQDGKFKETLTNDVQGLLSLYEASHLRVRDEEILEEALTFTTTHLESIVSNLSNNNNSLKVEVGEALSHPIRMTLPRMGARKYISIYENNDAHNHLLLKFAKLDFNMLQKLHQRELSDLTRWWKDLDFANKYPYARDRLVECYFWILGVYFEPKYSRARKMMTKVIQMASFIDDTFDAYATFDELEPFNNAIQRWDINAIDSVPPYLRHAYQALLDIYSEMEQELAKEFKSDRVYYAKYEMKKLVRAYFKEAQWLNDDNHIPTYEEHMENAIVSAGYMMGATTCLVGVEEFISQETFEWIINEPLIVRASSLIARAMDDIVGHEVEQQREHGASLIECYMKDYGVSKQEAYVKFQKEVTNGWMDINKEFFCLDVEVPKFVLERVLNFTRVKNTLYKEKDEYTNSKGKFKNMIISLLVESVEI, translated from the exons ATGGCTTCTTCTTCTACTAATAAGTCTCGTCCTTTGGCTAATTTTCACCCAACTGTTTGGGGATATCATTTCCTTTCTTATACTCCT GAAATAAGTAGCCAAGAGAAACATGAAGTTGATGAGTTAAAAGAGATATTCAGAAAAATGCTGGTGGAAACTTGTGACAATAGCACTCAAAAGCTTGTGTTGATAGACACAATACAACGATTGGGAGTGGCATATCATTTCGATAATGAAACTGAAACATCcattcaaaacatttttgatGCATCCAAACAGAATAATGATGACAACCTTCACATTGTTTCTCTTCGTTTTCGACTTGTGAGGCAACAAGGCCATTACATGTCTTCAG ATGTGTTCAAGCAATTCACCAACCAAGATGGGAAATTCAAGGAAACGCTTACTAATGATGTTCAAGGATTATTAAGTTTGTATGAAGCATCACATCTGAGAGTGCGTGATGAGGAGATTCTTGAAGAAGCTCTTACCTTTACCACCACTCATCTCGAGTCTATAGTCTCCAACTTGAGCAATAATAATAACTCTCTTAAggttgaagttggtgaagccttaagtcatcctattcGCATGACTTTACCCAGGATGGGAGCAAGGAAATACATATCCATTTACGAAAACAATGATGCACACAACCATTTGCTTTTGAAATTTGCTAAATTGGATTTCAACATGCTGCAAAAGTTGCACCAAAGAGAGCTTAGTGACCTTACAAG GTGGTGGAAAGATTTGGATTTTGCAAATAAATATCCATATGCAAGAGACAGGTTGGTTGAGTGTTACTTCTGGATATTAGGAGTGTATTTTGAGCCAAAGTATAGTCGTGCGAGAAAAATGATGACAAAAGTAATCCAAATGGCCTCCTTCATTGATGACACTTTTGATGCTTATGCAACCTTTGACGAACTAGAACCTTTCAACAATGCAATACAGAG ATGGGATATTAATGCAATCGATTCAGTACCGCCATATCTGAGGCATGCTTATCAAGCTCTTCTAGACATATACAGTGAAATGGAACAAGAGTTGGCCAAAGAATTTAAATCGGATCGTGTATACTATGCAAAATATGAG ATGAAAAAGTTGGTGAGAGCCTATTTTAAGGAAGCCCAATGGTTGAACGATGATAATCATATTCCAACATATGAGGAACACATGGAGAATGCAATCGTAAGTGCTGGCTATATGATGGGAGCAACAACTTGCTTGGTTGGTGTGGAGGAATTTATATCCCAAGAGACTTTTGAATGGATAATAAATGAACCTTTGATAGTTCGAGCTTCCTCATTGATTGCCAGAGCAATGGACGATATTGTTGGACATGAA GTTGAACAACAAAGAGAACATGGAGCTTCACTTATTGAATGCTACATGAAAGATTATGGAGTTTCAAAGCAAGAGGCTTACGTTAAATTCCAGAAAGAAGTCACCAATGGATGGATGGACATAAACAAAGAATTCTTCTGTCTAGACGTAGAAGTACCAAAGTTTGTCCTTGAACGAGTTTTAAATTTCACACGCGTGAAAAACACGTTATATAAAGAGAAGGATGAGTACACAAACTCcaaaggaaaatttaaaaatatgattatttcgTTACTGGTTGAGTCTGTCGAAATATGA